In Planktothrix sp. FACHB-1365, the genomic stretch TATGGGAAAACCCCAGAAATTATTTTGGGTTATGGGGAGAGAAATACAACGGTTATTCATGGTAATAATGGAGCCGGAAAAACCACATTAATGAATGCGTTTACTTGGGTTTTGTATGAAAAGTTTAGTGCAGCCTTTGCCATTTCTGAACATTTAGTCAATAAACGAGCATTAAATGAATCTGAACCCGGAAAAGGGGTAGGATGTTGGGTAGAATTAATCTTTGAACATGATCATAAACGATATTTAGTCAAACGGATTTGTCGAGCGTATAAAAATGGTAGTGAGATTGAACAAACAGCCAGTCAATTATATATGCAAGTGGCGGGAGATGATGGACGCTGGGGAATGCCGCCTCACCCTCCAGAGGAAATTATTAATCGAATTTTACCCTTAAGTTTACATCAATATTTCTTTTTTGATGGAGAGCGAATTGAGCAGATTGTTAGAGATGAACGTAAAGTAGAAATTGCGGATGCAACAAAAGAGTTATTAGGAGTTGAAGTCTTAAATCGAGCTATTAAACATTTAGGGGAAGCTAAAAAATCCTTAGAAACCGATTTAGGAATGATTGGAAATCCTGAAACTAAAAAATATTTACACGAAAAGAAAAAAGCGGAACAGGAAATTGAACGTTTGTTGCAAAGACAAACTGAAATCACCCAAGAGTTAGACCACCAAAAGCAGGTAAAATCAACCTTAAGTGAGAGATTAATGGAGTTAAGTGGTGCGGCTGAATTACAACAATTACGGAATGAATTAGACCTAAAAAAACAATTACTCCGAGAACAACTGCATCAAGGTCACGTCGCTATTAATCGAGGAATTTCAACCAAAGGCTATACGGTTTTAATTCCTGAATTAACAGCAGAATTTAGAACAATATTTTCTGAAATGCGAGAACGGGGGGAGTTGAATACCGGAATTACCAAACAGTTTTTGCAGGGTTTATTAGCGGAAAAAAAATGTATTTGTGGGGCTGAATTAATCCCTGGAAATACGGGATGTGGACAAGTTGAACATTGGTTAAATCAAGCGGGAACGGCTGATATTGATGAAACAGCAATTCGGTTAAGTAGCCAAGTCGATGAATTAGATAAACAAGCGACTGAATTTTGGGACGAAATTAATCGCCAACAACTGAATATTCAAACTTATCGAGAAGAATTACAACGGATTGAAAATGAACTCGATAGCATTACCAATAAACTGAGAAAGTTTCCTGATGAGAATATTCAAGAGTTACAAAAACGGTTAGATGAAATTGAACTCAAAATTAGTGAGTTAAATCGAGAAACAGGTTCAAATCAGCAACAAATTGAGAATTTTAAAGCAACGGTTGAGAGTTTATCTCGACAAATTGATAAACAACAAATGAATGAAATTAAACAAGTATTAATGCAGCGAAGAATTGCAGCAACTCAAGATGCAATCTTACGTTTAACTGAAGTTAAAGACCGTTTAGACCAACAATTTCGCTGTCAGTTAGAAAAGCGAGTGCAAAAATTATTTAGTCAAATTTCTTTTACGCCTTATTTACCCAAATTAACGGAAAAATATGAATTAAAATTAGTGGAGACTACCGCCGGAGAGGAAGCAGAAGTCGCGGCTTCAACGGGGGAAAATCAGATTTTAAGTTTATCGTTTATTGGGGGAATTATTGATGGGGTGAGAGAATGGAGCCAAAAAAATACCTTAATGGGCCCTGATAGTAGTACCTTTCCCATTGTTATGGACTCACCTTTTGGCAGTTTAGATGAAATTTATCGCCGACAAATTGCCAATATTATTCCACAATTAGCGAATCAATTAATTGTTTTAGTCACAAAAACTCAATGGCGGGGAGAAGTCGCAGAAGAAATGGAAAAACGCATCGGACGGGAATATATTCTATCCTACAATTCTCCTAAACCTGATTGTGAGGAAGATTGGATAGAATTAGGAGGACAGCGTTATCCTTTAGTGCATCAAAGTTCCAATGAGTTTGAATATACGGAAATTTTAGAAGTGGAATATGATTTTTAAAGGAAGAAAAAATACTCAACAGGAGTTAGGAATATGGTAAGGGGATTATATTACACCACTGGTATTAATCCCTTAGTTCCTACTATTCCCTATTCCCTATTCCCTGTTCCCTATTCCCTGTTCCCTATTCCCCATTCGTAATTCGTAATTCGTAATTCATAATTCGTAATTCCCTATTCCCTGTTCCCTACTAGGAATTACTGACCAAAACGGCGGTCAATATCATCCGCAGCAGAACCCCCTCGACGGGAATTAATTCTTAAAGATTGACCATCTTTTGAAAGGTCATAAGTCAGGGGTTGAGTCGATTTAATTAAGCTTTCGCCTTCTTGCGCTAACGTTGCAGGAGGGTACTGATTCATTAACACTCTAAGCTGTTCAATTCGCTTAGGAATAGCCGGATGAGTGGTATCAAATTCAGCGCCGGATGTGCGTCCTAAAACATCCATAACTCGAATACATCCTTCCGCGTCAAACCCCGCTTTAGCAATATATTGATAGCCAACTTCATCAGCTTCAAATTCTTGTTTACGATTATTTTCAGCAAGTTTTTGTTCTAATTCTGTGGTTTTTTCTTGAACAATTTCTTTTATCCGTTCTTCTGCTTGCGCTAAACGTTGGCGACTCGCACCTTGTAACGCACTATTTCCCACGCTTCCCGCCGTCCGACCCCAACCGCCTAAAAAACCTCCCACCGTTTGCAAAACAGCCCCTCCAATTGAAGTTCCCGTTGCATCAGATTTAGCATCTTGAATTTCAGCTAAAACTTGTTCTTCGGCTTCTTTTTGAATGCGTTCTTTTAAAGCGGCTTCTTCGGCTGGCCCTAAGGCAATATGACGTTCAACATGATGTGCCATTTCATGACCAATGACACAAGCAATAGCCGAAGAATCTCCCGCTAATTGGTCTAAAATTCCTGTATAAATCGCAATTAAATTAACTTCTGTTGCAAAGGCATTAATATTATATTCATTCACAATTCCCACCCTCCAAGGGGTATTATCTAAACCATTAGCTCTGGCAATTCTTTCTACAACCCGATAAATCACATAAACATCTTCTGAAAGTTCTTCTTTCGCTTGTTTATAAAGCTCATCATTGGATGGATTTTGAGCCATTAAAACAGTTTCGGGAGTCAATGATTCCGCTAAAAGAGGTGTAGGGAAAAATAGGGTACTTAAACAGGTGAGAATGGCTAATTTTTGAGTAGATTGCAACAACGGAAACATAACCGCACCTCGGTTGACAGAACGACCAATTATCGTAAGTTTAACTCTAACACTTCTGTTTGCTTTTGTCTAGGGTAAATTGTACTTATTTTTTATGAGATATCCCTTTGACGTCAAAACGTTTACAAAATTTTATACTCAAGCTTTCATCCTAGGGTTACGCTTAAAAATCCGCAGTTGCAATGAGAGAGAAATGGACTATTTAACAGAGTGGACAGAAAGTGGCGTTGATGAAGAACTCACCCAACTTAATGTAATTCCTCTGGATGGGTATCGTCCGTTAGATTATCTTCTCTATGCTGATACCCTTCCGCGATTAAACACAGGTCGTTTATCAGAACCTATTCTTAACCGCTATAAACATCTTTATGATGGAGGTTGGTGGTGTTCTGGGATTGATATTTTGACTGGAAATCCTGATTTGTGGGGATGTTTTAAACCGATTAAACCTCGCTTAAGTTTAGATCAGAGGAAATGTATTAAATATGAACATCCTCCCAATACACCCATGGGAATTTTTGCTCTGAGAATTTCTCGAACTATTTGGGAACGCATTTCTCAAAAATATGGCGTGGAAATCAATTCCTCTGATATTCAACCCCATCAACCAGATTTAGGATTTTGGCGCTGGGTAATTTGTCATCCTGAACTACCTTTATGTATTACTGAAGGAGCTAAGAAAGCCGGTGCATTATTAACAGCCGGATATATTGCGATCGCACTTCCTGGGATTCATAGTGGCTACCGAGTTCCCCGTGATCAATATGGAAATAGAATTGCTAAACCTGCTTTAATTCAGCAGTTACAGCAGTTTGTGAATAAAAATCGGAAGATTTATATGGTCTTTGATCAAGATACTAAACCAAAAACAATTAAAGCCGTTAATTCAGCCATTCAGCAAACGGGATACTTATTAAAAGAGGCGGGATGTTCAGTTTATGTTGTCAATTGGAATCCTCAGTTGGGGAAAGGAGTTGATGACTTAATTGCAGAACAAGGACAAACAGTATTTGATCAAGCGTATGAAACAGCAACTCCCTTAGAAACCTGGAAAGCATTGTCTTATAATCGCTTAACTTATTCCCCAAATATTTACCTCAATAATCGCTATTTATCTGCGATAAAAATACCTCAATCAGCTAAATTAATCGCAATTAAATCTCCCAAAGGGACTGGAAAAACAAAAATATTAGAAACCCTAGTTCAAGATGCACTTGAAAAAAAACAATGGGTTTTAGTGATTGGTCATCGAATTCGACTCATTGAAGCGTTATGTCAACGGTTTGGATTACAATACATGAAATCTGCCGTTGAAACCCCTAATTCTGCTTTAGGGTATGGATTATGTATTGATTCATTACATCCTAATTCTAGCGTTAAATTTGAAGCAAAAGACTGGTCAAATGGACTGGTTATTTTAGATGAAGTTGAACAAGTATTATGGCATGGATTAAACTCAGAAACCTGCCAAAATCATCGAGTTTCTATTCTAAAATCCTTCAAAACTCTCCTGCAAAATGTCTTGGGAGGAAACGGTCAAGTGGTGATTTCTGATGCCGATTTAAGCGATACCGCTATTGATTATTTAACCGCCTTATCCGGTATTCATCTACAACCTTTTGTGATTCAAAATCAGTGGCGACCTTCACCCGATGAAGCGTGGACAATTTATAACTATTTAGGAAATACCCCTGACCAACTGGTGAAAGACTTAGAACAACATATTGCAGAAGGGGGGAAACCTTTTGTTTGTTTATCTGCCCAAAAATTAACAAGTCAATGGGGAACTCGTACCCTAGAAACCTATTTAAAAACTCAATTTCCAGATCGTTCTATCTTGAGAATAGATTCCGAATCTTTAGCTGACCCTACTCATCCTGCCTATGGTTCAATTGCTAACTTAAATCAAGAGCTAAAATCCTATGATATTGTGTTAGCTTCTCCCTCGATTGAAACGGGAGTTAGTATTGAAATTAAAAATCATTTTACCTCAGTTTGGGGCATATTTCAAGGGATTCAAGCGGAAAATTCTGTCCGTCAAGCATTGGGACGAATTCGAGAGAATATTCCCCGATTTATTTGGATGGCAAACCGAGGATTTAATCAAGTAGGAAATGGCGCAACTTCTATGAGTTCTTTACTCGGTAGTGGACAACGATTAACTCGCTTAAATATTCGGCTGTTGCAACAATCAGATTTTGCAGGATTAGATGATTTAGGAATGGGATTTCAATCTGAATCTTTAGTCTGTTGGGCAAAAATGGCAGTGCGATTTAATGCAGGAATGGATCATTATCGGCAAACAATTTTAACAGCGTTAGCAGGAGAAGGTCATCAGATTATTGAGGTTCCCGAAGCCCAAAAAATACCCAAAAATGCAATAAAATCGACGCAAAAATTTAAACCCAAAAATTCAGAGCGTCCAACGCTTAATGAACTTATTTTAGCGGTTAAGGATCAGAATTACCAAGCGGAAAGTTTGGCTGTGATTCATTCTATGGATTTAAGCGATTGTCAATATTATTATGTCCAAAAAAAATTAGCCAAAACTCCAGAAGAACGTCGCGCAATCCGTAAATATGAGTTAAAATTACGCTATGGGGTAGCTGTGACCTCGGATTTAATTGCTAAAGATGATCAAGGATGGTATGAACAACTCCGAATTCATTATTTCTTAACCGTAGGTCGTCCCTATTTAATGGGTCGAGATGCGTTAATTGCAAGACGGTTAATGGAACAAGGAAAGGGTAATATTTTTGCTCCAGATTTTAATCGTTCTCAGTTAGGAGCTATAATTGGAATCATGGAATTATTAGGAATTCCTGCCTTACTGAAAAATCCTGAACGGGATTTGAAAAATACCGATACTGACTTACAAACCATTACTGAAATAGCCCTTAAAGATAGAAATGCCATCAAAACGATTACAGGAATTGGACTCGCTAAAAATTCAAGTCCTATTACAATTTTACAACGTTTTTTAGATAAAATTAGTTATCGTTTAACCTGTGTTAGGGTGCAAAGTGAAGGAAAAAAACGGGTTAGAGTTTATCGGGTTCTAAATCCCCAAGATAACCGAGAACAAATCTTTCAACATTGGTTAAAATTAGAAGGTCAATATCCGGGTCAATTAGACACAACCATTCCTGAAAATAAGTTCATTTCAACTCCTTTTCAATTCACACCAGACTATATCCAACTCTCCCTGTTCAACTCTTAGTTAATCCAGAAACCGGGTTTTTACTTAAAATCTTGTTAACTATCCCCAATTTTCCGATAAAAACCCGGTTTCTTTTAGGCGACAAATCAGTTAAAATAAATAAAGTTGAGATTATTTCTGAAAATGAACACCCTATCAACTCCTAAAATTCAACCCCAAACCCTGACAAAAATTGGTGTAATTGGAGGGGGACAACTCGCTTGGATGATGGGAATGGAAGCCGCATCTTTAGGGGTTTCTTTATTTGTTCAAACCCCCCACAGCACTGACCCAGCAGTTCCTTTCTCCTCCGAAACCATTTTAGCTGCTATTGATGACCCGACAGCCACCGCAAAATTAGCAAAATATTGTGATGTTATTACTTTTGAGAATGAATTTGTTGATTTAAACGCTTTATCTAAACTTGAAGAACAGGGGGTTTGTTTTCGTCCTCGCTTACAAGCTTTATCCCTTTTATTAGATAAATATGATCAATTAAGTTATTTAGAAAAAATCGGTTTACCCGTTCCAGAATTTCAACTCTTAACCCCTGAAAATGGTAAAATCATTAATCATAATCTGGGCTATCCCGTCGTTTTAAAAGCTTGCCGTTACGGATACGATGGACAGGGAACTTTTATTATTAAAACTGCGGAGGAATTATCCCAAACCTGGGCAAAATTTAACTATCCTCCGATGTTATTACAAAAATTTGTCCCTTTTGAACGGGAATTAGCGGTTATTGCAGCGCGTTCTGTTACAGGAGATGTGGCAGTGTATCCGATAGTAGAAACAGTTCAAAAAAATCAAGTTTGTCATCGGGTTATTGCCCCAGCTAATATTAATAAAAGTATAGCAGAACAAGCAAAAACAATTGCAACAACTTTATTGAATAGTTTACAAGTCATTGGGCTATTTGGAATTGAATTGTTT encodes the following:
- a CDS encoding AAA family ATPase, which translates into the protein MRLISIQLCNFRQFYGKTPEIILGYGERNTTVIHGNNGAGKTTLMNAFTWVLYEKFSAAFAISEHLVNKRALNESEPGKGVGCWVELIFEHDHKRYLVKRICRAYKNGSEIEQTASQLYMQVAGDDGRWGMPPHPPEEIINRILPLSLHQYFFFDGERIEQIVRDERKVEIADATKELLGVEVLNRAIKHLGEAKKSLETDLGMIGNPETKKYLHEKKKAEQEIERLLQRQTEITQELDHQKQVKSTLSERLMELSGAAELQQLRNELDLKKQLLREQLHQGHVAINRGISTKGYTVLIPELTAEFRTIFSEMRERGELNTGITKQFLQGLLAEKKCICGAELIPGNTGCGQVEHWLNQAGTADIDETAIRLSSQVDELDKQATEFWDEINRQQLNIQTYREELQRIENELDSITNKLRKFPDENIQELQKRLDEIELKISELNRETGSNQQQIENFKATVESLSRQIDKQQMNEIKQVLMQRRIAATQDAILRLTEVKDRLDQQFRCQLEKRVQKLFSQISFTPYLPKLTEKYELKLVETTAGEEAEVAASTGENQILSLSFIGGIIDGVREWSQKNTLMGPDSSTFPIVMDSPFGSLDEIYRRQIANIIPQLANQLIVLVTKTQWRGEVAEEMEKRIGREYILSYNSPKPDCEEDWIELGGQRYPLVHQSSNEFEYTEILEVEYDF
- a CDS encoding M48 family metalloprotease, with the protein product MFPLLQSTQKLAILTCLSTLFFPTPLLAESLTPETVLMAQNPSNDELYKQAKEELSEDVYVIYRVVERIARANGLDNTPWRVGIVNEYNINAFATEVNLIAIYTGILDQLAGDSSAIACVIGHEMAHHVERHIALGPAEEAALKERIQKEAEEQVLAEIQDAKSDATGTSIGGAVLQTVGGFLGGWGRTAGSVGNSALQGASRQRLAQAEERIKEIVQEKTTELEQKLAENNRKQEFEADEVGYQYIAKAGFDAEGCIRVMDVLGRTSGAEFDTTHPAIPKRIEQLRVLMNQYPPATLAQEGESLIKSTQPLTYDLSKDGQSLRINSRRGGSAADDIDRRFGQ
- a CDS encoding plasmid replication protein, CyRepA1 family, which produces MDYLTEWTESGVDEELTQLNVIPLDGYRPLDYLLYADTLPRLNTGRLSEPILNRYKHLYDGGWWCSGIDILTGNPDLWGCFKPIKPRLSLDQRKCIKYEHPPNTPMGIFALRISRTIWERISQKYGVEINSSDIQPHQPDLGFWRWVICHPELPLCITEGAKKAGALLTAGYIAIALPGIHSGYRVPRDQYGNRIAKPALIQQLQQFVNKNRKIYMVFDQDTKPKTIKAVNSAIQQTGYLLKEAGCSVYVVNWNPQLGKGVDDLIAEQGQTVFDQAYETATPLETWKALSYNRLTYSPNIYLNNRYLSAIKIPQSAKLIAIKSPKGTGKTKILETLVQDALEKKQWVLVIGHRIRLIEALCQRFGLQYMKSAVETPNSALGYGLCIDSLHPNSSVKFEAKDWSNGLVILDEVEQVLWHGLNSETCQNHRVSILKSFKTLLQNVLGGNGQVVISDADLSDTAIDYLTALSGIHLQPFVIQNQWRPSPDEAWTIYNYLGNTPDQLVKDLEQHIAEGGKPFVCLSAQKLTSQWGTRTLETYLKTQFPDRSILRIDSESLADPTHPAYGSIANLNQELKSYDIVLASPSIETGVSIEIKNHFTSVWGIFQGIQAENSVRQALGRIRENIPRFIWMANRGFNQVGNGATSMSSLLGSGQRLTRLNIRLLQQSDFAGLDDLGMGFQSESLVCWAKMAVRFNAGMDHYRQTILTALAGEGHQIIEVPEAQKIPKNAIKSTQKFKPKNSERPTLNELILAVKDQNYQAESLAVIHSMDLSDCQYYYVQKKLAKTPEERRAIRKYELKLRYGVAVTSDLIAKDDQGWYEQLRIHYFLTVGRPYLMGRDALIARRLMEQGKGNIFAPDFNRSQLGAIIGIMELLGIPALLKNPERDLKNTDTDLQTITEIALKDRNAIKTITGIGLAKNSSPITILQRFLDKISYRLTCVRVQSEGKKRVRVYRVLNPQDNREQIFQHWLKLEGQYPGQLDTTIPENKFISTPFQFTPDYIQLSLFNS
- a CDS encoding 5-(carboxyamino)imidazole ribonucleotide synthase, whose product is MNTLSTPKIQPQTLTKIGVIGGGQLAWMMGMEAASLGVSLFVQTPHSTDPAVPFSSETILAAIDDPTATAKLAKYCDVITFENEFVDLNALSKLEEQGVCFRPRLQALSLLLDKYDQLSYLEKIGLPVPEFQLLTPENGKIINHNLGYPVVLKACRYGYDGQGTFIIKTAEELSQTWAKFNYPPMLLQKFVPFERELAVIAARSVTGDVAVYPIVETVQKNQVCHRVIAPANINKSIAEQAKTIATTLLNSLQVIGLFGIELFLTSEGELLVNEIAPRTHNSGHFSLDACETSQFKQHLRAVSGLPLGNTALNCSGAVMVNLLGFETANSDYSEKRQKIAEIPNSFIRWYGKTASRPGRKLGHVTVLIQTEKNKNIEEKANKIADEIESIWYS